In Nomascus leucogenys isolate Asia chromosome 6, Asia_NLE_v1, whole genome shotgun sequence, one DNA window encodes the following:
- the GDNF gene encoding glial cell line-derived neurotrophic factor isoform X4, protein MKLWDVVAVCLVLLHTASAFPLPAANMPEDYPDQFDDVMDFIQATIKRLKRSPDKQMAVFPRRERNRQAAAANPENSRGKGRRNQRGKNRGCVLTAIHLNVTDLGLGYETKEELIFRYCSGSCDAAETTYDKILKNLSRNRRLVTDKVGQACCRPIAFDDDLSFLDDNLVYHILRKHSAKRCGCI, encoded by the exons ATGAAGTTATGGGATGTCGTGGCTGTCTGCCTGGTGCTGCTCCACACCGCGTCCGCCTTCCCGCTGCCCGCCG CAAATATGCCAGAGGATTATCCTGATCAGTTTGATGATGTCATGGATTTTATTCAAGCCACCATTAAAAGACTGAAAAGGTCACCAGATAAACAAATGGCAGTGTTTCCTAGAAGAGAGCGGAATCGGCAGGCTGCAGCTGCCAACCCAGAGAATTCCAGAGGAAAAGGTCGGAGAAACCAGAGGGGCAAAAACCGGGGTTGTGTCTTAACTGCAATACATTTAAATGTCACTGACTTGGGTCTGGGCTATGAAACCAAGGAGGAACTGATTTTTAGGTACTGCAGCGGCTCTTGCGATGCAGCTGAGACAACGTACgacaaaatattgaaaaacttATCCAGAAATAGAAGGCTGGTGACTGACAAAGTAGGGCAGGCATGTTGCAGACCCATCGCCTTTGATGATGACCTGTCATTTTTAGATGATAACCTGGTTTACCATATTCTAAGAAAGCATTCCGCTAAAAGGTGTGGATGTATCTGA
- the GDNF gene encoding glial cell line-derived neurotrophic factor isoform X5 gives MPEDYPDQFDDVMDFIQATIKRLKRSPDKQMAVFPRRERNRQAAAANPENSRGKGRRNQRGKNRGCVLTAIHLNVTDLGLGYETKEELIFRYCSGSCDAAETTYDKILKNLSRNRRLVTDKVGQACCRPIAFDDDLSFLDDNLVYHILRKHSAKRCGCI, from the coding sequence ATGCCAGAGGATTATCCTGATCAGTTTGATGATGTCATGGATTTTATTCAAGCCACCATTAAAAGACTGAAAAGGTCACCAGATAAACAAATGGCAGTGTTTCCTAGAAGAGAGCGGAATCGGCAGGCTGCAGCTGCCAACCCAGAGAATTCCAGAGGAAAAGGTCGGAGAAACCAGAGGGGCAAAAACCGGGGTTGTGTCTTAACTGCAATACATTTAAATGTCACTGACTTGGGTCTGGGCTATGAAACCAAGGAGGAACTGATTTTTAGGTACTGCAGCGGCTCTTGCGATGCAGCTGAGACAACGTACgacaaaatattgaaaaacttATCCAGAAATAGAAGGCTGGTGACTGACAAAGTAGGGCAGGCATGTTGCAGACCCATCGCCTTTGATGATGACCTGTCATTTTTAGATGATAACCTGGTTTACCATATTCTAAGAAAGCATTCCGCTAAAAGGTGTGGATGTATCTGA
- the GDNF gene encoding glial cell line-derived neurotrophic factor isoform X1: MQSLPNSNGAAAGRDFKMKLWDVVAVCLVLLHTASAFPLPAGKRPPEAPAEDRSLGRRRAPFALSSDSNMPEDYPDQFDDVMDFIQATIKRLKRSPDKQMAVFPRRERNRQAAAANPENSRGKGRRNQRGKNRGCVLTAIHLNVTDLGLGYETKEELIFRYCSGSCDAAETTYDKILKNLSRNRRLVTDKVGQACCRPIAFDDDLSFLDDNLVYHILRKHSAKRCGCI; this comes from the exons ATGCAGTCTTTGCCTAACAGCAATG GTGCCGCCGCCGGACGGGACTTTAAGATGAAGTTATGGGATGTCGTGGCTGTCTGCCTGGTGCTGCTCCACACCGCGTCCGCCTTCCCGCTGCCCGCCGGTAAGAGGCCTCCCGAGGCGCCCGCCGAAGACCGCTCCCTCGGCCGCCGCCGCGCGCCCTTCGCGCTGAGCAGTGACT CAAATATGCCAGAGGATTATCCTGATCAGTTTGATGATGTCATGGATTTTATTCAAGCCACCATTAAAAGACTGAAAAGGTCACCAGATAAACAAATGGCAGTGTTTCCTAGAAGAGAGCGGAATCGGCAGGCTGCAGCTGCCAACCCAGAGAATTCCAGAGGAAAAGGTCGGAGAAACCAGAGGGGCAAAAACCGGGGTTGTGTCTTAACTGCAATACATTTAAATGTCACTGACTTGGGTCTGGGCTATGAAACCAAGGAGGAACTGATTTTTAGGTACTGCAGCGGCTCTTGCGATGCAGCTGAGACAACGTACgacaaaatattgaaaaacttATCCAGAAATAGAAGGCTGGTGACTGACAAAGTAGGGCAGGCATGTTGCAGACCCATCGCCTTTGATGATGACCTGTCATTTTTAGATGATAACCTGGTTTACCATATTCTAAGAAAGCATTCCGCTAAAAGGTGTGGATGTATCTGA
- the GDNF gene encoding glial cell line-derived neurotrophic factor isoform X3: MQSLPNSNGAAAGRDFKMKLWDVVAVCLVLLHTASAFPLPAANMPEDYPDQFDDVMDFIQATIKRLKRSPDKQMAVFPRRERNRQAAAANPENSRGKGRRNQRGKNRGCVLTAIHLNVTDLGLGYETKEELIFRYCSGSCDAAETTYDKILKNLSRNRRLVTDKVGQACCRPIAFDDDLSFLDDNLVYHILRKHSAKRCGCI; encoded by the exons ATGCAGTCTTTGCCTAACAGCAATG GTGCCGCCGCCGGACGGGACTTTAAGATGAAGTTATGGGATGTCGTGGCTGTCTGCCTGGTGCTGCTCCACACCGCGTCCGCCTTCCCGCTGCCCGCCG CAAATATGCCAGAGGATTATCCTGATCAGTTTGATGATGTCATGGATTTTATTCAAGCCACCATTAAAAGACTGAAAAGGTCACCAGATAAACAAATGGCAGTGTTTCCTAGAAGAGAGCGGAATCGGCAGGCTGCAGCTGCCAACCCAGAGAATTCCAGAGGAAAAGGTCGGAGAAACCAGAGGGGCAAAAACCGGGGTTGTGTCTTAACTGCAATACATTTAAATGTCACTGACTTGGGTCTGGGCTATGAAACCAAGGAGGAACTGATTTTTAGGTACTGCAGCGGCTCTTGCGATGCAGCTGAGACAACGTACgacaaaatattgaaaaacttATCCAGAAATAGAAGGCTGGTGACTGACAAAGTAGGGCAGGCATGTTGCAGACCCATCGCCTTTGATGATGACCTGTCATTTTTAGATGATAACCTGGTTTACCATATTCTAAGAAAGCATTCCGCTAAAAGGTGTGGATGTATCTGA
- the GDNF gene encoding glial cell line-derived neurotrophic factor isoform X2, whose protein sequence is MKLWDVVAVCLVLLHTASAFPLPAGKRPPEAPAEDRSLGRRRAPFALSSDSNMPEDYPDQFDDVMDFIQATIKRLKRSPDKQMAVFPRRERNRQAAAANPENSRGKGRRNQRGKNRGCVLTAIHLNVTDLGLGYETKEELIFRYCSGSCDAAETTYDKILKNLSRNRRLVTDKVGQACCRPIAFDDDLSFLDDNLVYHILRKHSAKRCGCI, encoded by the exons ATGAAGTTATGGGATGTCGTGGCTGTCTGCCTGGTGCTGCTCCACACCGCGTCCGCCTTCCCGCTGCCCGCCGGTAAGAGGCCTCCCGAGGCGCCCGCCGAAGACCGCTCCCTCGGCCGCCGCCGCGCGCCCTTCGCGCTGAGCAGTGACT CAAATATGCCAGAGGATTATCCTGATCAGTTTGATGATGTCATGGATTTTATTCAAGCCACCATTAAAAGACTGAAAAGGTCACCAGATAAACAAATGGCAGTGTTTCCTAGAAGAGAGCGGAATCGGCAGGCTGCAGCTGCCAACCCAGAGAATTCCAGAGGAAAAGGTCGGAGAAACCAGAGGGGCAAAAACCGGGGTTGTGTCTTAACTGCAATACATTTAAATGTCACTGACTTGGGTCTGGGCTATGAAACCAAGGAGGAACTGATTTTTAGGTACTGCAGCGGCTCTTGCGATGCAGCTGAGACAACGTACgacaaaatattgaaaaacttATCCAGAAATAGAAGGCTGGTGACTGACAAAGTAGGGCAGGCATGTTGCAGACCCATCGCCTTTGATGATGACCTGTCATTTTTAGATGATAACCTGGTTTACCATATTCTAAGAAAGCATTCCGCTAAAAGGTGTGGATGTATCTGA